The genomic interval CGATATTCTATAGGTTCATAATCAAAGCTCGCATAGCCTTTTGTGCAGGATTTAAGCTTATCATAAAAATCCATTACAATCTCATTACTTGGTAGCGCGTATGTCAGCATAACGCGTGATTGATTAAGGTATTCCATTTTTTCTTGCACACCTCGGCGATTTGAAAGCAATGTAATAATATTTCCAACATATTCACTCGGCGTGATAATACTTGCCCTCACATAAGGTTCATAAATGGATTCTATCTTTTGCACTTCTGGCAATTCGCTAGGATTTTGCACGAGAACTTTCGAACCATCAGTCATATAAACTTCATATACCACCGTTGGCGCAGTAGCAATAAGATTGAGTGAAAATTCCCTTTCTAATCGCTCTTTAACTACTTCCATATGCAGTAATCCCAAAAATCCCACGCGAAACCCAAATCCCAAAGCCACACTTGTCTCTGGCTCAAAACTAAGCGCAGAATCATTGAGCTTGAGCTTATGGAGTGCTTCGCGCAATTCTTCAAATTTATCTGTTTCAATAGGATAAATCCCTGCAAATACGAAAGGTTTAGCTGGACGAAATCCTTCAACAGGTACTTTTGTGGGATTCTTAGAATCTGTGATTGTATCTCCTACTGCCATTTCTGTTACAGATTTAAGCCCAAGAGAGATAATGCCTATCTCGCCGCAGCCAATCGTTTGCGTGAGAATCTTCTGCACAGGGTGAGGATAATACAGCGCAAGCACCTCATATTTCTTACCACTACTCATCACTTGCACTTCTTGTCCCACACGCAATGTTCCATTTACAAGTCGCACTAATGCTAACGCTCCCAAATAATTATCAAACCAACTATCATAAATAAGTGCCTTTGTAGGAGCATTTTCATCACCACTCGGAGCAGGAATACACTCTATAATACGCTCAAGAAGATTTTTAATGCCCTCACCACTTTTAGCACTTACTTGAAGCACATCTGTGCAATCAAGCCCAATGGTAGATTCTATATCTTCTGCTACACGCAATGGGTCAGCTGCAGGCAAATCAATTTTATTTATCACAGGTAAAATTTCAAGATTATTTTCCATAGCAATATATACATTCGCTATGGTTTGAGCCTCTACACCCTGACTTGCATCTACTACAAGAAGTGCGCCCTCACACGAGCTAAGAGAGCGTGAAACCTCATAGCTAAAATCCACGTGCCCCGGCGTATCAATGAGGTTAAGTGTATAAGTTTGCCCCTTGTATGGATAATTCAACCGAACAGATTGCGCCTTAATGGTAATACCTCGCTCTTTTTCAATATCCATCGTATCCATAATTTGCGCAGTCATTTCACGCTCACTTACCGCCCCACATTCTTGAATAAGTCTATCTGCGAGTGTGGATTTGCCGTGGTCAATATGAGCAATAATGGAAAAATTACGTATATATTCTTGTGGCACAATTAGAGCCTTCATTGCTTACCTTAAATTTAAAGAATCTTAGAATATTAAAGCTGTGATTGTAGCACACTCACAGGTATTTGTCCATAGGCTACACCTTTATCCCTCCTTAAGCTTTACATACAAAGTGCTATGTAATTTCTTAATTTTACATTTTCATAATGTTTTGTTAAAATCTAAATTTTATTTTGATAAGAGTGAGTTTTATGGCAGATTCTAAGCTTTTTTATGCAGTTACACTCCTTATTTGCATCGGTGTGGTAATGTCCTACTCATTGGCAACATATATCACAAGTCTTTATAATTATGAACATTTTCATTTTCTATTGCGTCAATTTATCGCTGCCATAATTGGAATAGGACTGATGTGGTTACTCTCACGCATTGATTGCAATACACATTTCAAGCACATAGGTGTAACAATCTTTATCGTTTCTATCATTCTTATGGTAGGTATGCATTTTCTTCCTCAAAGCTTTGTAAGCTCTGCGGGTGGAGCAAAGCGTTGGATTAGACTGCCATTTATCTCTATTGCACCTTCTGAACTCTTTAAAATTGGTTTTGTTTATTTTCTTGCGTGGAGCTTTTCGCGCAAATTTGTCAGCAATGTGCGACTTTCTATCAAAGATGAAATCAAAATATTTATCCCCTATCTTGCGCTATTTATCGTAGCAGTTGTGCTAATTGCCGTATTACAAAATGACTTGGGGCAAGTTGTGCTACTTGCGCTCACTCTTGGAGTAATGCTTGTTTTTGCAGGCGGAAGTTTGCGATTACTTGGTGTCATATTTCTTGGCACAATAAGCACTACATTTGTAGCTATTATTACAAGCCCGCATAGAATCTTGCGCATCAAATCGTGGTGGGCAAGCGCACAAGATTCTGTATTAGCACTTTTACCCTATGGTTGGGCTGAAAACCTCCGCATAAGCGGCTTACCTGAACCTTATCAAATTTATCACGCCACTAATGCTATGTCAAGCGGCGGTTTTTTTGGTGCTGGGTTAGGTGAGGGTTTTATCAAACTTGGATTCTTAAGTGATGTGCATACAGACATTATTCTTGCAGGCATTGCCGAAGAATTAGGATTTATAGGACTTTTTGCTCTTGTGTGTTTATTTGGTTATATTTTATTAAGACTCTTTCGCATTGCTAATCGTGCACAAAATAAAATGTATTATCTTTTTTGCATAGGTGTGGGGCTTTTAATTGGTTTTTCATTTATTATTAATGCCTTTGGCATTTCGGGTATAACGCCTGTAAAAGGTATAGCTGTGCCATTTCTTAGCTATGGTGGTAGCTCACTCATTGCAAATTGCATTGCAATTGGTTTAGCTCTAAGTATTTCAAAAAATAATTCATCTTAAACAAAGGAAAAATATGCGCTCTAATCGTATTTTATGGTTTATATTGAGTTTGGCCCTGATTGTTTTAGGAATCATATGTATTGCCAACCCTCTTCACACAATGACCTTTCTTGCCTATTTTGTTGGATTTATTATGTTTATTAGTGGTGTTGGCGGCATTTTTTATTTCTTTACATCACGTTATATGATGATGCTTCTTGATGGTGTGATTTCGTGTGCTTTTGGCTTAGTCTTACTTTTTGGAGGTGAGGAAATCACGCAAAATTTCGTGCCACTCTTTATTGCTTTATGGCTTATCCTTAAGGGTGCTTTATGGCTTATTCACGCGTGGAAACTCTCACGTATTGTATATTCAAACACAAATACAAGCATCACATTTATAGGAGGATTCTATATTTTATTCGGGGTGCTTTTTGTGCTCTTTCCTGAAATATTAGCCACACTCATAAGCCTTATACTTGGCATTATCCTTATTTTAAGTGGTGGCATAGGCTTGTATTTTTGGAATACTTTGAGAAAAACAGGTATATAGAGATAATATGACAGATTCTAAGTTAAATGATAAAGATATGCAAAATGCAGATGCTATCTATGAGGTAGTTCTTGTTGGGACGCGTGCTCATCAAGGTGTTAAAAGCCTTATAAGCAATGTTATAGAATCTATTCCTATTACACATACCCTAAAAGGTATTGATGCGCTTATTTTTACTTCCTCTTATGCGATAACTTCTCTTATAGAATCTGCCTCACCCAAATCCATTTCATACAATCCCAATCTTGCACATTGGCGAGAAATTCCAAGCTTTGTTATTAGTCCCTCAAGCGCTGCATTATTGCACAAGGAAAATGCCTCTATTGCTTTTGTTGGCAAAAAGGCTCACGGAAAAGAGTTTGCTAAAGAAATTATCCCGCTTTTGCAAGGGCGCACACCACTTTATCTTCGCGCTCAAAAGATTATATCTGGGCTAGATTCTCTACTCAAAAATGCGAATATTCCCCTTCAAGAAGCAATTGCTTATATTAATCATTCTCAAATTTTACCCCCTTCTCTTAAGCCTAAACCCAAAAGTGTGCTTATTTTTAGCGCACCGAGTGCATATGAAAGTTTTATAACAAATTTTGGGTGGGATTCACATTATGTGGCAGTAGCTATTGGGCGAAGCACTTTTGCCCACTTTGAGGAAGGTATAAACGCATATATCAGCCCTATCCCAACTATTAGCTCTTGCATTGATTTTGCACGTAGTCTTGCACAGAAACTTAATACTTCCTCATTATGATATAGGAAGCGCTTAGCTTACAATATATTTAGCTTTATTTGATACAATCGCACAATCTTAATTATGGAGCAATATTATGAAACAGCAACTTCTCGCCACAATACTTTTCTCTCTTGTGTGCGTATCTCTTCAAGCCAAAACCTACGCAACGGTTGATGGTGTAGCAATTACAGACAAAGATATGGAAATTCTCAAACAAAGTATCCCAAACTTCAACTATAATAAGCTTTCTGAGCAAGAAAAAGAAATGCTCATTAATGAGCTTATAAATAGGCAACTTATTCTTAAAGCTGCTAAACAAGAAAAACTAGATACTTCTAAAGAATATACTGATACCATTAATAGCATTAAAGATAATCTCCTTATTGATTTATGGACAAAAAAACAAGCCAATAGCACGCAAGTCCCTACAATGAATGATGCTCAACTTCGTAAAATTTACCAAGAAAATGAAGGAGAATTTATTGACCAAGAAGGTAAAGCACGACATATTCTTGTAAAATCAGAATCTGAAGCAAAAGAAATTATCAAAGAGCTTGATAAAGTAGGTAAAGCAAAGGCAGAAGCGAAATTCATAGAACTTGCAAATGCAAAATCGATTGACCCAGCTTCAAAACAACAAAAAAATGGTGGGGATTTAGGCGTATTTAAACGTGCGGGTATGGATCCTATGTTTTCTAAAGCTGCTTTTGACTTAAAACCGGGCACTTACACAAAAGAGCCTGTTCTTACGCAATTTGGCTATCATATTATCTATCTTGAACGCAAAAGTGAGCCTAAGGTCATTCCCTATAAAGATGCTAAAAAAATTATTGAAAATAGCATCAAAATGCAAAGTATTCAAGGTGGTATGATGCAAAAGATTCAGGCTTTACGCGCTAAAGCTAAAATCAAAATTACAAAATAAATCATTTAAAATCAAGAAAGGAGGGGCTATGCTCGTTTCAGGTAGTGAAATATTACTCAAAGCACATAAGGAAGGTTATGGGGTAGGTGCATTTAATTTTGTCAATTTTGAAATGCTTAATGCTATTTTTCTTGCAGCAAATGAAGCAAAATCACCTATCATCGTTCAAGCAAGTGAGGGCGCAATTAAATATATGGGCATTGATATGGCGGTTGGAATGGTTAAGATTCTATCAAATCGCTATCCTCATATCCCTGTGGCGCTCAATCTTGACCACGGCACAAGTTTAGAATCTTGTCGGAAGGCAGTTGAAGCTGGTTTTACCTCTGTAATGATTGATGCTTCTCATCACTCTTTCAACGAGAATCTAGAAATTACAAAAGAAGTCGTGCAAATGGCTCACAACAAAGGGGTAAGTGTAGAAGCAGAGCTCGGCAGACTTATGGGCATTGAGGATAATATTTCTGTTGATGAAAAAGATGCGGTGCTTATTAACCCTGATGAAGCAGAAGAGTTTGTCAAACAAACACAAGTAGATTATCTTGCCCCTGCTATTGGCACAAGCCACGGTGCATTTAAATTTAAAGGTGAGCCAAAGCTTGATTTTGCAAGGCTACAAGAAGTTAAGCGCAGAACAAATATCCCCCTTGTTTTACACGGCGCAAGTGCTATACCTGATTATGTGCGTGAAGCATTTTTAGCAACAGGTGGAGATTTGAAAGGAAGCAAAGGTGTGCCATTTGCATTCTTGCAAGAAGCAGTCAAGGGCGGTATCAACAAAGTCAATATTGATACTGATTTGCGTATAGCATTTATGGCACAAGTGCGCCTCATAGCTAAAGAAGACCCTACTCAATTTGACTTGCGTAAGTTCTTTGCACCTGCAATGGAAGCAATGAAAAAAGTAATAGTGGAAAGAATGGGCATTTTAGGCTCTGCTGGGAAAATTTAATTCTCATAAAAAGGAGGATTTATGACAAACTTTATAAAAGCAAAGTTAGCACGTTTAAAATTAAGTTTAGCAAAAAAAGATATATAGGGAGGGGATGAGCATTTTAGCATCTATTGATTTTTCACGATACAACATTAATCTTATCGGTATAGAAGATAATTATCCTCAAGATGCTGGTATTTATGAATTTTTAACTGTACGTGGCTTTAGAGAAATTATACAACTTGGCTGTGATAGATTTTTTGAAAAAATTTAAATATTTACGCCATAAGGTAGTGCTTTAATCTAGGAGTTTATGATATAATAAAGCCTTGAAATTCCCTATATTATTTAAGGAGCGTATATGGCAATTGGAATGAGTGAACTCAAAAAAGGATTAAAAATTGAAATTGATGGGATTCCATATAGAATTACCGAATATCAACACGTCAAACCCGGTAAAGGCGCAGCATTTGTGCGAGCAAAAATCAAATCATTCCTTGATGGTAAAGTCATTGAAAAAACTTTTCACGCAGGCGATAAATGTGAAGAGCCAAATCTTCAAGAAAAAACAATGCAATTCCTCTATCACGATGGTGGTGCGTTCCAATTTATGGATACGACCACTTATGAACAAATCGCATTGAGTGATGACCAAGTAGGCGATGTAGCAAAATGGATTATTGATGGACTAAACGTGCAGATTCTATTTCATAATGAAAAAGCTATTTCTGTTGATGTGCCCCTTGTCGTAGAACTCACCATTACAGAGACTGCGCCAAATTTCAAAGGAGATACAAGTAGTGGCGGCAAAAAGCCTGCTACGCTTGAAACAGGTGCCGTCGTGCAAGTGCCTTTCCACGTACTTGAAGGAGAAAAGATTAAAGTCAATACAGAAACAGGCGAATATCTTGAAAAAGTCAAATAGCTTAAAATCTACACGCATATAAGAGTGAAACATTTTCTCACTCTTTGGTGTAAATTTTCTATTCTTTTTCTATATGTGTGCAAATTTCGCCATTTTTAAGCGCAAAATTCACTCTATCACCCTCTTTAATCTCATCACGCAAAATCAAATCTGCTAATCTATC from Helicobacter hepaticus ATCC 51449 carries:
- the lepA gene encoding translation elongation factor 4, with amino-acid sequence MKALIVPQEYIRNFSIIAHIDHGKSTLADRLIQECGAVSEREMTAQIMDTMDIEKERGITIKAQSVRLNYPYKGQTYTLNLIDTPGHVDFSYEVSRSLSSCEGALLVVDASQGVEAQTIANVYIAMENNLEILPVINKIDLPAADPLRVAEDIESTIGLDCTDVLQVSAKSGEGIKNLLERIIECIPAPSGDENAPTKALIYDSWFDNYLGALALVRLVNGTLRVGQEVQVMSSGKKYEVLALYYPHPVQKILTQTIGCGEIGIISLGLKSVTEMAVGDTITDSKNPTKVPVEGFRPAKPFVFAGIYPIETDKFEELREALHKLKLNDSALSFEPETSVALGFGFRVGFLGLLHMEVVKERLEREFSLNLIATAPTVVYEVYMTDGSKVLVQNPSELPEVQKIESIYEPYVRASIITPSEYVGNIITLLSNRRGVQEKMEYLNQSRVMLTYALPSNEIVMDFYDKLKSCTKGYASFDYEPIEYRQGDLVRLDIRVAGEIVDALSIIVDKSKSYEKGRALVESMKEIVPRQLFEVAIQASVGNKVIARENIKSMGKNVTAKCYGGDITRKRKLLEKQKEGKKRMKAIGKVELPQEAFLAILKIDG
- a CDS encoding class II fructose-bisphosphate aldolase encodes the protein MLVSGSEILLKAHKEGYGVGAFNFVNFEMLNAIFLAANEAKSPIIVQASEGAIKYMGIDMAVGMVKILSNRYPHIPVALNLDHGTSLESCRKAVEAGFTSVMIDASHHSFNENLEITKEVVQMAHNKGVSVEAELGRLMGIEDNISVDEKDAVLINPDEAEEFVKQTQVDYLAPAIGTSHGAFKFKGEPKLDFARLQEVKRRTNIPLVLHGASAIPDYVREAFLATGGDLKGSKGVPFAFLQEAVKGGINKVNIDTDLRIAFMAQVRLIAKEDPTQFDLRKFFAPAMEAMKKVIVERMGILGSAGKI
- the efp gene encoding elongation factor P; translated protein: MAIGMSELKKGLKIEIDGIPYRITEYQHVKPGKGAAFVRAKIKSFLDGKVIEKTFHAGDKCEEPNLQEKTMQFLYHDGGAFQFMDTTTYEQIALSDDQVGDVAKWIIDGLNVQILFHNEKAISVDVPLVVELTITETAPNFKGDTSSGGKKPATLETGAVVQVPFHVLEGEKIKVNTETGEYLEKVK
- a CDS encoding uroporphyrinogen-III synthase; the protein is MTDSKLNDKDMQNADAIYEVVLVGTRAHQGVKSLISNVIESIPITHTLKGIDALIFTSSYAITSLIESASPKSISYNPNLAHWREIPSFVISPSSAALLHKENASIAFVGKKAHGKEFAKEIIPLLQGRTPLYLRAQKIISGLDSLLKNANIPLQEAIAYINHSQILPPSLKPKPKSVLIFSAPSAYESFITNFGWDSHYVAVAIGRSTFAHFEEGINAYISPIPTISSCIDFARSLAQKLNTSSL
- a CDS encoding peptidylprolyl isomerase — its product is MKQQLLATILFSLVCVSLQAKTYATVDGVAITDKDMEILKQSIPNFNYNKLSEQEKEMLINELINRQLILKAAKQEKLDTSKEYTDTINSIKDNLLIDLWTKKQANSTQVPTMNDAQLRKIYQENEGEFIDQEGKARHILVKSESEAKEIIKELDKVGKAKAEAKFIELANAKSIDPASKQQKNGGDLGVFKRAGMDPMFSKAAFDLKPGTYTKEPVLTQFGYHIIYLERKSEPKVIPYKDAKKIIENSIKMQSIQGGMMQKIQALRAKAKIKITK
- a CDS encoding DUF308 domain-containing protein — encoded protein: MRSNRILWFILSLALIVLGIICIANPLHTMTFLAYFVGFIMFISGVGGIFYFFTSRYMMMLLDGVISCAFGLVLLFGGEEITQNFVPLFIALWLILKGALWLIHAWKLSRIVYSNTNTSITFIGGFYILFGVLFVLFPEILATLISLILGIILILSGGIGLYFWNTLRKTGI
- a CDS encoding FtsW/RodA/SpoVE family cell cycle protein is translated as MADSKLFYAVTLLICIGVVMSYSLATYITSLYNYEHFHFLLRQFIAAIIGIGLMWLLSRIDCNTHFKHIGVTIFIVSIILMVGMHFLPQSFVSSAGGAKRWIRLPFISIAPSELFKIGFVYFLAWSFSRKFVSNVRLSIKDEIKIFIPYLALFIVAVVLIAVLQNDLGQVVLLALTLGVMLVFAGGSLRLLGVIFLGTISTTFVAIITSPHRILRIKSWWASAQDSVLALLPYGWAENLRISGLPEPYQIYHATNAMSSGGFFGAGLGEGFIKLGFLSDVHTDIILAGIAEELGFIGLFALVCLFGYILLRLFRIANRAQNKMYYLFCIGVGLLIGFSFIINAFGISGITPVKGIAVPFLSYGGSSLIANCIAIGLALSISKNNSS